The genomic segment TCACATATTTGGTTCCAAGTCTGTCCCCTTAGAGGTGGCTACTACATTACTAGGCAGTTTTGAGATAttctctgtacaactatttaAATCGATCCACTGGATTAATTTAGGTAATTGTGTGCTACGGAGCTGATGTTAGCTATTAGGCTAGCCATCAAATTTGATAAATTACACTGACAATTCaaccaaaaatattgtacaaacctgtgagaaaatgtccTTCACATATTTGGTTCCAAGTCTGTCCCCTCAGAGGTGGCTACTACATTACTAGGCAGTTTTGAgatcttctctgtacaactatttaAATCGATCCACTGGATTAATTTAGGTTTAAGTAAATCAAAAATCTCCACACCAAACACGTTTTTGTCATCCTTTCCAGTTCATGTCGGCGGTATTCACTCGCGTTCTGCCACCCAAAAGTACACTGGTGCTGGTACATATTGTTTACACATGTTATGAAAAGGTCTGTTATTACTTTGTGAATAATAACTTTATGCACTTACTTCCTTTGACTGTCTGTAAGCATGACACCCTGCGGAGACACTTTACAGTGGACGACGGTAGCGGTGGGGAGAGGATTGGTCTCCAGCGTCTGACTGATGGCCTTGGCAATGGCTTGAGGGCCAGTCAAGGACTCCATGTCCACAGAGTTTATGTAGAGCACATTTGACGCTGGAGGCCACAAGGGAGAACATGTCGTCAGTCATCTGACGCAGGAAAACTGTGCATGCGCTTCAGCAAAAATTAAATCTTTGGTTTATGTGAGAGACGGCGGCGGTCCAGTATTTACCGTGAGACTCCTCCGGAACCTTCTGAGCTGTAAAGTAGAAGTGACACTGTGAGACAAAGTGGACGACCATATAGAGCACTCACTCTCTTCCGCAATTTTGCAAACACCAGCAAGTAGGTGCAGTAGTTACCTGTTCCTTGCTTGAGAAGGTCCACAACTGGGTCGGTGGGTGTGGCCAGCTCCAGCGCCTCTTCATTTGGGTCTGTATGAGACAAGCACATTTGAAACATCACATGCAACTTGGGAATTATTAGTGGCTCCTGGCTGCCTGCCCTTTTACCTTTGGTGGGGATCATGAGCTTGCAGGGCAGCGCCAAAGGAGTCATGGAGTGTTGGTAAACCAGTGCAGAGAGACAACCTGCAGTGAAATAGTGTGTGAGTCGAGTGGATGGCGAAATATTAAGTAGCGTCAGATGCACTCACCAAAGTAGGGCTCATTGGGACAACCCTTCAGGCGGACACCTTTGGGACTAGTTTCAATCAGGAAGTGTCTCACCAGCTCGCTGGTCAGATCGGCAACTAGTAACATTGTAACATAGCATGTTAAAGCAATGCTATACAGTATGGAAATACTGTATAGTAATGCTATACAgtgcggaaagtattcagacccccttacatttttcactctttgttatattgtatccatttgctaaaaatcatttaagttcatttgttattttttttcatcaataatgtacacacagcaccccatattgacagaaaaaaatggaattgttggaatttttgcagatttattaaagaaaaactgaaatatcacacagccataagtattcagaccctttgctcagtatttagtagaagcacccttttgagctaatacagccaggagtcttattgggaatgatgcaacaagtttttcaaacctggatttggggatcctctgccattcctccttgcagaacctctccagttctgtcaggttggatagtaaacattggtggacagccattttcaggtctctccagagatactcaattggatttaagtcatGGCTCTGGCtgtgccattcaagaacagtcacggagttgttctgaagccactccgttgttattttagctgtgtgctgagggtcattgtcttgttggaagttgtaccttcggcccagtctgaggtcctcagcactctggagaaggttttcgtccaggatatccctgtacttggccgcattcatctttccttcgattgcaactagtCGTCCTGtcactgcagctgaaaaacacccccacagcatgatgctgccacccccatgcttcaatgttgggactgtattggacaggtgatgagcagtgcctgggtttctccacacataccgctcagaattaaggccaaaaaggttctatcttggtctcatcagaccaaagaatcgtatttctcaccatcttggagtccttcaggtgtttttcttttttagcaaactctctgcgggctttcatgtgtcttgcactgaggaaaggcttctgtcgggccactctgccataaagccctgactggtagagggctgcagtgatggttgactttctagaactttctcccatctcccgactcatctctggagctcaggcaCAGTGATCTATGGGTTCtttttttacctctctcaccaaggctctctcccccgattgctcagtttggccgaacggccagctcttggaagggttctggtcgtcccaaacatcttccatttaaggattatggagctcactgtgctcttgggaaccttaagtgcagcagaatgttttttgtaaccttggccagatttttttctgtcaatatgggtgctgtgtgtacattaatgatgaaaaaaaaatatttaaatgattttagcaaataggctgcaatataacaaagagtgaaaaatttaaggggctctgaatactttccgtaaccactgtgtgtgcgtgtatatatatataaaatggcctttttttttttaattttttgaacgcaaaaaaaatcttgaataagcggggataaaccgCAAGTAAgcgtttttggggttggttcctcccaagaaatggaaaaaaaaaacattttacaaattggggaaaaaaagaaaaagaaatccgcaaataggtgaatttgcaggTGCCGAACAGCAAGTATGCGGGCTCCACTCTATATCAGTGTGCTGAAAGTGCATCCTCGACTGGCGTGCTCCTTTTACCTTCACTTCACtcttgtgtgtgtacatttgaaACTCACCCACAATTAAAATTTTatctcacaacacaaagcaaaaaaacgaCCAAGCGAAGCCTCGTAGCTCGAAAAACTCATTGCGGCACTCGCGAGTCAAAGTATCACTGTATTTTTCACATTGGACCTATACAGTATCGAAATCAccttttttgctttgttgtaCTGTTGGTGGTGGACAGGCCACCTTCAAGGCAAGACCGTAAGCCCCACGGAAGGAGTGGCTGTCCCTGATGACGAAGGCGCCGGGCTCCCTGTCCTTCAGCACGTTAATGGCTGAAAGGAAAGATGAGAGTCAAGACTGCGACATGGCATTTGCTGAAGAGCATGCAGAGCTCGTGGTGTCACCTTGCTCTCGGGAGATGTCGGGCTTGTACCAGAACTTGGACGTGTCTTGGACAAACTTAACATTCATCTTGATATCTGGATAACCATCTGTTGATGACAGAATAAAATTATGAATGTGGGGgggacaaagaaaagaaaaaaaaaatctacactcACAGTTGTCTTTTAGTCTCTCACCATAGATGGACTTGGAGGTGTCTGGGTAAGTCCCAGTCAAGTTTGACCCTCCAGCCTCAGCTGCTGGGTTCTTGCTGTCCATCCTCTCTGTGTCCCCACTGCTTGCGTGCCTCTTCACTGGCAGCTGGGGGGAGACGGGGAAGGCGGGTGTGGAAGGCGGCTGTGCCTGACGAGACGTGGCCCCCATCTCATCAGGGGTACTGTGGCCGCCCGCTATAGCTCGCCGCCCCATCAGGGGGCTGGCGGAGGGCAAACTTGCACTGCTTGTTTTGGGGTTTCGGCCAGTCAAGGGGCTGGAGGGGATGCTATCCCTGCTCCCGCCTGCTGGAGGGGTGTGTCTGACCGGTGAGGGACTGGCTTGGCCCAAGCGCCTTTGGAGGGCAGGGCTTGGGGGTGTGTTGGTGGCCACTGTGCGGTGGAGGGTGTTGGGGCTACCAGGGACAGTGTGGACGCCCATGATGTTCACCTGGGAGCCATCTGGGGAGGCGTGTGCTTGCGGGTAAAATGGTGCTGGGCTGTGGTCGGAAGGACCATGTCTCCTTCTGACAacggaaattgaaaaaaaaaaacattatttctccATCTACATTGAAGTTTGAAGGTTGAGGGTTTGTCATTATTTGTCTCCCTAAGGCAAAGTCTTAGAGCAAGGGACAGCTGGAtatatgaatgaaaacaaacatacacCAACATCAATCAACATTAGTCCAAgtcatctccatccatccatacctCATCTGGTTGGTTATCCATGTTGATTAGCTTAATTGGGTGAGgaatttttatttctgtttgcaCTGTGGTACCTTGCATCTTATAACAGATTTCAATTGTTCATACTAAAATTTCAGTACATGCAAGGGTGTGTGATAAGATTTTTTTAAGCTTCTTTCACCTTCTCTTGTTCAAATATTACCAGCGGTGTATTCCGAGGTGTGGACAAACCGACGACCTTTGCCGCTATTTCTCAACATGAGAGCTTAAAGTGTCAGTCCTGCACAGATACGCACCCTTCGGGGCTGTGTACAGGACTGTTGCAGGTGAGAGGTCCGCTGAACTGTTGTGCTCTAAATTCCACAAAACCTCGATTATctgcaaaaagaacaaaaacaaacaaacaaacaaaataataataataataatcgatcAACTCAGATTAGAAGCTATGTGACTATGAAGTATTGCATAGATTAAAGACAGTTTAAGAAACAAAGATGGGATAGaaataaaagcaacaacaaaaacttggGGGTTTTGTTAGCCTATGTTACCTTGTTCTCCATGATTAGAAACAGTCTGACAGTCTGATCGGGGAAAAGTAACAGAAGGAGCCAGTTTGAAGAGGGGAGGAGATGCACAAAAGCAAGgaacaattacaaaaaataagacAGTTATCTAGGGAGAAGCAGTAACTGTTTGAAGCAAAAGAGGGTAGCGGAGATGCAGAATGACTGGAAGATACACTTTTGAACGTCACTGACCTGATGCAAACTTTTGATTAGGCTTCATTCCCGCTGATGACATCCAGCCTGGTGGGGAGCGAACTGCAGACAAACATTAAGAGCGTGAAGCTCACTACAAATAAATGACAGCCTTGCAATGTGACAGAGTACTAATACTTAGTTACTGTACTTACAATATTCACAAATCAGTACTTTGTTAATATTATTTCTGataattttaaattttactcTACAACATTTCttaagtaaaatgtattttccgcTGATAAATTTCccctaaaataaaatcagaagacACAGCGAGGCATACAATACAAattatatacatccatccattttctgtaccgcttatcctcactagggtaggggggtgctggagcctatcccagctgtcttcgtgtgagaggcaggctacaccctgaactggttgccagccaattgcagggcacatataaacaaccattcacactcacattcacacctatgggcaatttagagtcttcaatcaacgcaccatgcatgtttttgggatgtgggaggtaaccgaagtacctggagaaaacccacgcaggcatggggagaacatgcaaactccacacaggcgaggccaggatttgaaccctggtcctcagaactgtgaggtagatgtgctaaccgtgccgccaaattatatacaatacaattaaattaaattgctGCTGACTTTGCTCCTCTCACAACATTTCCAGAAGCAGATGATGACCAAACCAACTAAAAAAGGTGAACAAGGATAATATTACAAACACGTGGACGTATTTACAAGAATTGTTTTTCGTACACTGGAGTGAAAGACTCTTCCTTTCGGATGAAGTGACTCTCATGACTACCTAAAGTGACAGAAATATTGGCATTCCAAAACTCCCCATTCAACCTAGCTAGCAGGTTAAAATCAATTCATAttaattgtgtaaaatgtaaatgtcaatGTTATTGCGGCTATCATTAACTTTATTAGGCATACTGTAATTAATATGATGAGATCCTTTAAGAGTTTTACTCAAGTAGTATTCTACAAGGTGACTAATGTTATTTTCTGACTTTTACTCAGGTAATGCTATCAGGtactttttacatatatttgcaCACAGCTTCAGTGTGTTATTTGGTGTGAGATCATGCTTTCATCCTTTTAAATAATCACAGGCCCAGCCTATGCAAAACTACACAGCATTTTCAAGCCCATCTAAATCGTGATGCAGGACTGGCAAGATGACTACGAGAGTGCAAGCATGTGCCTTTCTCCTGCTCCTAGAGGGCTTTCCCGCCACTTTGGGAAAGTATGTCTACGTAAGGGAGAGAATGAAATGGCACGACGCTCAGAGTTACTGCCGTGAGTTTCACACAGATCTGGCTCAGGTTGTTAACGATGAGGAAATCTGGAAACTACGAAATCAGTGGCTATGTGGTTAGCTTCTGGACCGGACTGGTGAGGAATGACACTGACAAATGGATGTGGTCAGGTGGTGGCGCAGCATCTACAATTCTCTGGGGAAGAGGGCAGCCAGATGATGTGCCAAACGAAGACGTCGGCATGATGATCAACTATAGGATTTACAATAGAGACAGAGGCTATCACGAACCCTTTTTTTGCTTCGATGCAATTGTTGTGAGGGAGAGTGCGAGCTGGGAGGAAGGTTTGGAGCACTGCAGAGAGGGAGACATAGCAACTTGGCCAGCGTGACATCACAGACAGAGATGCTGTTGATCCAGAGACAGCTGGACAAGAACCTCTTTACTGAGCATGTCTGGCTGGGTCTGCATTTCTTCCCAGTGGGCTGGCGCTGGATAGACAGGGAGCACTTGACATACGAGGCGTGGGTTGGTAACGAGAGGCCTTCATGTCCGGCACTAAGACAGAAGTGTGGTGCCTTAAAGGTGATGGGATGGATTCCAAATGAAGACACAGACACCGGTGTCATTTGCGGAACCAATAACACGCTCGTTGGGGTTAGTTTGgggaaaatttacttttgtgAAGATTCAGTGTGGGAGGCTCACAACTGTGAGCAGAGGCTTTATTTTGTTTGCTACTAAAGAATTACTGATTAAGTAGCTGAAGCCTCTTTAGTccatgtattcattcatttaattgtttttaactcTCAGTTTTTGGGTACAGTATCTACAATCAGGATAGTTGGTCATTTAATTTTGGGGTATTTTACTGGTCTTAATTTTGTCAAGTATACTTTTAATAAAagtgttgaaataaaaataattgcatgGTCTTAGCTGcttgtcgttttttttcaactaacgAGAAAGCGTAAAACATAGAGATAAAAAGATGCAAGCGGTACAGGATGGTTTCAGAAATGCTTCCTTTCTGCAGAAAGGCTGACAAACAATGAATACATTCTCGGGCGAAAGGAGAAATTTCATTGTCTGAGGCTAATTCTCACCACAGTCTCGTAAAGCAGGACTGTTGCTGGCAAACCTATCATTGTTCTCAACTGCCTCCCGGTGGCTGTGCACTGTACCCTGCCAGAAAGGAGTCAAGCAAACAGAATAAGCAGAAAAACCATACAGCACTACAAACAGTATTAAAcgtttatgttttatttttcttccgaGCTCTGGGGGGCGCTACAGGGAGGAGGAAATTGATGAATGTACCTCTCTGGCTCTTCCTCCAGGTTTGTGGGGCAGACTGTTGCTGAAATCTGGTGAATGGCCATCCGGCCTGTTGTCGTGGCCACTCTGGTACTGACCCTCACTGGTGGTCCGACGCCGACCCGTCTCCTGGTTTACCTCCGGGGTCATTCCCCTGGAGCGTACCCctgaacgcccccccccccacaaacacaTTAAGTAATGTGAGCAAGAATAACTACTTATGATCAGAACAATATGCAAGCAATGTCAGAAATGTTCTAGAAATGATGTGTAAGAAATTAAAAAGGAAGCAACTGAAAGGGAGTGGCGGTGGACAAACCAGAGAAAGAATAGGAGCGATGGCGGTCAGATTGTTGCGGTGTTATGCTTTCACAGATGCCCCGGATACGAGCGTTGTACTCTGATGCCGGGGCAGGAGGTCAGCGGGCGGATAGTGGACAGGAGGAAGGTAGAGGAGGAAGAAGGTGGGAAGACGTGCAGTGGAAGAAGCAATGGTGGGAAGGGGTTGTCCGATCAGCgatggattgaaaaaaaaagagaataaaaacaaaaaaagcaactgacttaaaggaaaacaatattaaaacatatttaacaCAACTCAAGAAGCGGAGTGTTAAACGCACAAAACAAGaaggtactgtatatgcaactTAAATCCACTGGGAGGCAGCGTTGATCTTCCAATGGGTTTACCTAAATGTGAACTCATGGAAGCTGTAATCTCAAAACACTTCCTGCTATTATTACCCTGCACTCTCAggtttgacttttattttcattttaactgCAGAGCTAATTATATGTGCACATCTCATTCCTCTGGTGAATGTGTAACAGGAACTGCTATAATCTGCTCGACCATGTGCACCTCAGCGGCCCAGATGGGGAGCTTGAGTTGAAACTTTACAGATtaaactctgactccagtgaGGCGTTTAATGCACTGAGCCTTGTCATACATATCAATTATGCGATTACTATACTTTTTGGCACAGCCCAGCCTTACCAGCAATGCGGTGAGCCACCAGGCCCTCTAGGTTAAACGCCTCTTCCTCAGCATCCAGCtctcgggccaaagaggaagaggaagtgtCCTTAGGTTGAGGGGTGAGAGCAGGAAGTGGAGAGGAGGACTCACTACAGCCCAGAAAGGGAGATGAGCCCTGTAGGTCCGGAGAGTTGGACACTGTGCCGACTATGCACGAGTTCAGAGGCTTCAACGAGGGATGGACATTTGTGGATGGATCCGAGGGGAGCTGGTGCAGTACTTGACGTGCGTGAACATAGGGCTCGGGTGTGTGTGTTGGAGTGGTGTTTTGATGTTGGAAAGTGGGACTGGGCCTTTGAGGAGAATGTACTGGAGACTCCAAGAGAGGGCTCTGGTTGGGAAAAATTCTCCCAGTCATGCATTCTGGCTGATGGAAAGTATTATTGAATGACCCAGAGGTGCTATAGCCATGGATGGCTGAGTCTGCCTGGTACGATGGCCTTGTAAGTGTCTGGGAGAAGGGCACCGGTGATGAATTAAAGGTATTTTCCCCAGGTGGCGCACTGTGTGACTTGGACATGTGGGGGTTGATCGGGTCCAAGTCGAGCATGAGCATGTTGAGGGCTTCAATAGACTGCTCAATGTCCCTTTGAGAAGCTGAAGATGGAAAATGTGGCAAGCTATGGGTGGACTGGAGCGGTGGGCCAAAAGGATCATCTGGGAGGCTGTACTGGTGCCATGCACTGAGACCTCTCTGAACAGCCTCCCGGCTACTGGTGCTCCTCTCAGGGGCCCTGGGCATTAGTTTAGGGTTGGATTCATGACTGCTAGTAGGTGGGTTACCAAAGGACTGTGAGCGATACATTCCGCTTTCATTTTGGAAGTTGTTATATGCCCCCGATGGCAACACAGAGGCACTGCACTCCTGCATTGCAGTGGGTGTCTGTATTCCGTGCACAGGGATCTCACTCAACGTATCGCTGAGAACACCTCTTTCAAGGTAGGGGCTGTCGTTCTGACTGCTGACAGGGCCTTGTGACTGGTAGTAGAGGTCAGCTGGTGTGGCCTGGCCCTCTAAGGATGAGAGTGTGCCCAAACTGTCCACACTATTGCCCTCTTGGCTATTGGGAAGCTCGTCATCAAGAATATCTGTCTCACGCTCTTCTGCGGAAGTGCCCCCAATTAACCTGGTGTGGCCCCCGTTGACATGCACCTGTGCGGGGACCAGGTGCCGGACACCCGCTCCCGGACTGGTTGAAGTAGACAGATAAACTTGCCGTTGATGAACAGGCACCTCAAGTCCACTCAGAAGCTGATCTAGTTCTCTCTTCTCCTGGGGGCTGAGGGTCAGGTGGCTTGCTGCTGGGTTGTCGTGGCTTGAGCCCCCCTGCAGAGACTGACTGTGATCCTCTGTACGGTCGGTCTTGATGGAGGCTGTGGAGTTTCCCGAGTCGCTGCTTACAGACAGAGTGTGGTCGACGGCAGGGAGAGAGGCGTGGCCTGTTACAGGAAGGGTATGCTCTGTTGGTTGAAGGGGGTGGTTTGGGTGCTGCAATAGATTCTGTGTGGCAGTCAGGGGGTCTCCATGCACCGGGAGGCCGTTGATGGTGACCACTCCCTCCAGGGAGTCTTTCTTTCGGACCTGTGCGTACAGGCTTCCATCAAGTGGACCTTGACTGTGAACAACATCTGAAAAACAGATAAAAAGTGATTAACCCAAAACATATTATCTGTATACAAAGGAACAATAATCAAATAGACAAGTTGCAAAAGACCTAATAGCCCACCCTACAAGCACAAGGAAGCTCtggaagtctttttttaaaccccgAGTTATTAGCCCAGCAACCAGCAATGCTGGCCCCGTGCACTATTTATAGACAGTTTACAAGGCTAAAGGCGCAGCTACCATTGCGTCACTGAG from the Phycodurus eques isolate BA_2022a chromosome 1, UOR_Pequ_1.1, whole genome shotgun sequence genome contains:
- the tns1a gene encoding tensin-1 isoform X6; translated protein: MVQDMEESYEVDLVYITERIISFSFPATAEERGYTVHLKEVAAMLRSKHGEHYLVLNLSELRNDLATLNPKVLEFGWPDDHAPPLDKICSMCKAIDTWLNGDPHNVVVLHNKGNRGRTGVVVAAYMHYSNISASADQALDRFAMRRFYEDKALPMGQPSQRRYVRYFNGLLSGHIKINNKPLFLHHVIMHGIPNFESKGGCRPFLKIYQAMQPVYTSGIYNVQGDGNTSICITIEPGLLLKGDILLKCYHKRYRNPTRDVVFRVQFHTCAIHDLGVVFGKSELDETFKDDRFPEYGKVEFVFSYGPQKIKGLSHLENGPSVCVDYNTQDPLIRWDSYENLSHRSEDNQHDVVHSQGPLDGSLYAQVRKKDSLEGVVTINGLPVHGDPLTATQNLLQHPNHPLQPTEHTLPVTGHASLPAVDHTLSVSSDSGNSTASIKTDRTEDHSQSLQGGSSHDNPAASHLTLSPQEKRELDQLLSGLEVPVHQRQVYLSTSTSPGAGVRHLVPAQVHVNGGHTRLIGGTSAEERETDILDDELPNSQEGNSVDSLGTLSSLEGQATPADLYYQSQGPVSSQNDSPYLERGVLSDTLSEIPVHGIQTPTAMQECSASVLPSGAYNNFQNESGMYRSQSFGNPPTSSHESNPKLMPRAPERSTSSREAVQRGLSAWHQYSLPDDPFGPPLQSTHSLPHFPSSASQRDIEQSIEALNMLMLDLDPINPHMSKSHSAPPGENTFNSSPVPFSQTLTRPSYQADSAIHGYSTSGSFNNTFHQPECMTGRIFPNQSPLLESPVHSPQRPSPTFQHQNTTPTHTPEPYVHARQVLHQLPSDPSTNVHPSLKPLNSCIVGTVSNSPDLQGSSPFLGCSESSSPLPALTPQPKDTSSSSLARELDAEEEAFNLEGLVAHRIAGVRSRGMTPEVNQETGRRRTTSEGQYQSGHDNRPDGHSPDFSNSLPHKPGGRAREGTVHSHREAVENNDRFASNSPALRDCVRSPPGWMSSAGMKPNQKFASDCQTVSNHGEQDNRGFVEFRAQQFSGPLTCNSPVHSPEGRRHGPSDHSPAPFYPQAHASPDGSQVNIMGVHTVPGSPNTLHRTVATNTPPSPALQRRLGQASPSPVRHTPPAGGSRDSIPSSPLTGRNPKTSSASLPSASPLMGRRAIAGGHSTPDEMGATSRQAQPPSTPAFPVSPQLPVKRHASSGDTERMDSKNPAAEAGGSNLTGTYPDTSKSIYGERLKDNYGYPDIKMNVKFVQDTSKFWYKPDISREQAINVLKDREPGAFVIRDSHSFRGAYGLALKVACPPPTVQQSKKVADLTSELVRHFLIETSPKGVRLKGCPNEPYFGCLSALVYQHSMTPLALPCKLMIPTKDPNEEALELATPTDPVVDLLKQGTAQKVPEESHASNVLYINSVDMESLTGPQAIAKAISQTLETNPLPTATVVHCKVSPQGVMLTDSQRKIFFRRHYPLSTITYCDTDPQDRRWGQESGGSLRLFGFVARKQGSTTDNVSHLLAELDPDQPASTIVSFVSQMMRR
- the tns1a gene encoding tensin-1 isoform X7, with amino-acid sequence MGNRGRTGVVVAAYMHYSNISASADQALDRFAMRRFYEDKALPMGQPSQRRYVRYFNGLLSGHIKINNKPLFLHHVIMHGIPNFESKGGCRPFLKIYQAMQPVYTSGIYNVQGDGNTSICITIEPGLLLKGDILLKCYHKRYRNPTRDVVFRVQFHTCAIHDLGVVFGKSELDETFKDDRFPEYGKVEFVFSYGPQKIKGLSHLENGPSVCVDYNTQDPLIRWDSYENLSHRSEDNQHDVVHSQGPLDGSLYAQVRKKDSLEGVVTINGLPVHGDPLTATQNLLQHPNHPLQPTEHTLPVTGHASLPAVDHTLSVSSDSGNSTASIKTDRTEDHSQSLQGGSSHDNPAASHLTLSPQEKRELDQLLSGLEVPVHQRQVYLSTSTSPGAGVRHLVPAQVHVNGGHTRLIGGTSAEERETDILDDELPNSQEGNSVDSLGTLSSLEGQATPADLYYQSQGPVSSQNDSPYLERGVLSDTLSEIPVHGIQTPTAMQECSASVLPSGAYNNFQNESGMYRSQSFGNPPTSSHESNPKLMPRAPERSTSSREAVQRGLSAWHQYSLPDDPFGPPLQSTHSLPHFPSSASQRDIEQSIEALNMLMLDLDPINPHMSKSHSAPPGENTFNSSPVPFSQTLTRPSYQADSAIHGYSTSGSFNNTFHQPECMTGRIFPNQSPLLESPVHSPQRPSPTFQHQNTTPTHTPEPYVHARQVLHQLPSDPSTNVHPSLKPLNSCIVGTVSNSPDLQGSSPFLGCSESSSPLPALTPQPKDTSSSSLARELDAEEEAFNLEGLVAHRIAGVRSRGMTPEVNQETGRRRTTSEGQYQSGHDNRPDGHSPDFSNSLPHKPGGRAREGTVHSHREAVENNDRFASNSPALRDCVRSPPGWMSSAGMKPNQKFASDCQTVSNHGEQDNRGFVEFRAQQFSGPLTCNSPVHSPEGRRHGPSDHSPAPFYPQAHASPDGSQVNIMGVHTVPGSPNTLHRTVATNTPPSPALQRRLGQASPSPVRHTPPAGGSRDSIPSSPLTGRNPKTSSASLPSASPLMGRRAIAGGHSTPDEMGATSRQAQPPSTPAFPVSPQLPVKRHASSGDTERMDSKNPAAEAGGSNLTGTYPDTSKSIYGERLKDNYGYPDIKMNVKFVQDTSKFWYKPDISREQAINVLKDREPGAFVIRDSHSFRGAYGLALKVACPPPTVQQSKKVADLTSELVRHFLIETSPKGVRLKGCPNEPYFGCLSALVYQHSMTPLALPCKLMIPTKDPNEEALELATPTDPVVDLLKQGTAQKVPEESHASNVLYINSVDMESLTGPQAIAKAISQTLETNPLPTATVVHCKVSPQGVMLTDSQRKIFFRRHYPLSTITYCDTDPQDRRWGQESGGSLRLFGFVARKQGSTTDNVSHLLAELDPDQPASTIVSFVSQMMRR
- the tns1a gene encoding tensin-1 isoform X5 produces the protein MARLNWCLAAIISWGKFLFACFFPLRGFKQDKPDELEGVHTHSFKLKPFKKAKSCDICKQAITKEGLICKACQLSCHKKCEVKGSARSCKSAEIKRKQSRSQSMVQDMEESYEVDLVYITERIISFSFPATAEERGYTVHLKEVAAMLRSKHGEHYLVLNLSELRNDLATLNPKVLEFGWPDDHAPPLDKICSMCKAIDTWLNGDPHNVVVLHNKGNRGRTGVVVAAYMHYSNISASADQALDRFAMRRFYEDKALPMGQPSQRRYVRYFNGLLSGHIKINNKPLFLHHVIMHGIPNFESKGGCRPFLKIYQAMQPVYTSGIYNVQGDGNTSICITIEPGLLLKGDILLKCYHKRYRNPTRDVVFRVQFHTCAIHDLGVVFGKSELDETFKDDRFPEYGKVEFVFSYGPQKIKGLSHLENGPSVCVDYNTQDPLIRWDSYENLSHRSEDNQHDVVHSQGPLDGSLYAQVRKKDSLEGVVTINGLPVHGDPLTATQNLLQHPNHPLQPTEHTLPVTGHASLPAVDHTLSVSSDSGNSTASIKTDRTEDHSQSLQGGSSHDNPAASHLTLSPQEKRELDQLLSGLEVPVHQRQVYLSTSTSPGAGVRHLVPAQVHVNGGHTRLIGGTSAEERETDILDDELPNSQEGNSVDSLGTLSSLEGQATPADLYYQSQGPVSSQNDSPYLERGVLSDTLSEIPVHGIQTPTAMQECSASVLPSGAYNNFQNESGMYRSQSFGNPPTSSHESNPKLMPRAPERSTSSREAVQRGLSAWHQYSLPDDPFGPPLQSTHSLPHFPSSASQRDIEQSIEALNMLMLDLDPINPHMSKSHSAPPGENTFNSSPVPFSQTLTRPSYQADSAIHGYSTSGSFNNTFHQPECMTGRIFPNQSPLLESPVHSPQRPSPTFQHQNTTPTHTPEPYVHARQVLHQLPSDPSTNVHPSLKPLNSCIVGTVSNSPDLQGSSPFLGCSESSSPLPALTPQPKDTSSSSLARELDAEEEAFNLEGLVAHRIAGVRSRGMTPEVNQETGRRRTTSEGQYQSGHDNRPDGHSPDFSNSLPHKPGGRAREGTVHSHREAVENNDRFASNSPALRDCVRSPPGWMSSAGMKPNQKFASDCQTVSNHGEQDNRGFVEFRAQQFSGPLTCNSPVHSPEGRRHGPSDHSPAPFYPQAHASPDGSQVNIMGVHTVPGSPNTLHRTVATNTPPSPALQRRLGQASPSPVRHTPPAGGSRDSIPSSPLTGRNPKTSSASLPSASPLMGRRAIAGGHSTPDEMGATSRQAQPPSTPAFPVSPQLPVKRHASSGDTERMDSKNPAAEAGGSNLTGTYPDTSKSIYGERLKDNYGYPDIKMNVKFVQDTSKFWYKPDISREQAINVLKDREPGAFVIRDSHSFRGAYGLALKVACPPPTVQQSKKVADLTSELVRHFLIETSPKGVRLKGCPNEPYFGCLSALVYQHSMTPLALPCKLMIPTKDPNEEALELATPTDPVVDLLKQGTAQKVPEESHASNVLYINSVDMESLTGPQAIAKAISQTLETNPLPTATVVHCKVSPQGVMLTDSQRKIFFRRHYPLSTITYCDTDPQDRRWGQESGGSLRLFGFVARKQGSTTDNVSHLLAELDPDQPASTIVSFVSQMMRR